One genomic region from Phragmites australis chromosome 1, lpPhrAust1.1, whole genome shotgun sequence encodes:
- the LOC133915036 gene encoding single myb histone 1-like, translated as MGAPKQRWTPEEEAALKAGVAKHGPGKWRTILRDPEFSVLLRLRSNVDLKDKWRNLSVTAGGYGSREKARMALKKGRHVPKVTAEPMDIDANDMDSVDNAVIDAKPLAMAVEPLQVGSSSEKSVARLDDLILEAIKKLKEPSGSNKTAIAAYIEEQYWPPADFQRLLSTKLKALVSSGNLMKVNQKYRIAPSSLSLGGKSTKVYSTEEMNGENNVKQLTKLQVDAELEKMKGMTKEEAAAFAAKAVAEAEVAIAEAEEAARVAEAAETDAEAAKAFLDAVTSTMKNRNAAFKMLRAC; from the exons ATGGGGGCGCCGAAGCAGCGGTggacgccggaggaggaggccgcgctCAAGGCCGGCGTCGCCAAGCACGGGCCGGGCAAGTGGCGCACCATCCTCCGGGACCCGGAGTTcagcgtcctcctgcgcctccgcTCCAATGTTGACCTCAAG GACAAGTGGCGCAACTTGAGCGTCACTGCCGGAGGTTATGGGTCTAGGGAGAAGGCAAGAATGGCATTGAAGAAAGGCAGGCATGTGCCTAAGGTCACTGCTGAGCCAATGGACATCGATGCAAATGATATGGACAGTGTTGATAATGCAGTCATTGATGCAAAACCATTAGCAATGGCTGTGGAACCCTTGCAGGTTGGGAGCAGTTCAGAGAAGTCAGTTGCTAG GCTTGATGACCTCATATTAGAAGCTATAAAGAAGCTTAAGGAGCCTTCTGGGTCTAATAAGACGGCCATTGCTGCATATATTGAG GAGCAATACTGGCCACCTGCTGATTTTCAGCGCCTTCTGTCCACAAAATTGAAGGCATTGGTTTCTTCTGGAAATTTGATGAag GTAAACCAGAAGTACAGAATTGCACCAAGTTCACTTTCGTTAGGCGGAAAGAGCACCAAGGTGTATTCCACTGAAGAGATGAACGGAGAAAATAATGTTAAACAGCTAACTAAGCTTCAAGTGGATGCTGAATTGGAGAAGATGAAAGGCATGACTAAGGAAGAGGCAGCTGCATTTGCTGCCAAGGCAGTTGCCGAGGCAGAAGTAGCCATCGCAGAAGCTGAGGAGGCTGCAAGGGTTGCAGAGGCTGCAGAAACTGATGCTGAAGCTGCAAAGGCTTTTCTTGATGCTGTCACATCAACAATGAAAAATAGAAATGCTGCTTTTAAG ATGCTTCGAGCTTGCTGA
- the LOC133915028 gene encoding pentatricopeptide repeat-containing protein At4g02750-like — MASRTLAKAIQELPHRSRLAWRTIEVSEAGKVGQAEKALDLFEAMPVKNQVAWNAALAALVDAGRTDWAFSFFREMPRRNATSYTTMIGGLSRAGAAARARRLFDEIPVDQHNVFTWTAMVSCHVRNGEPDRALELFVALYGELFARKMLPNAHTLSSLLKACIGLQSLTMAVQLHAVIIKLLDEGSRVCFVWNALIDTHAKLGSLADAEKVFHGMQYTDICSWNIMMDAYSRHRLVDRALDLFRMMRKKDAFSWNIIIYCLSENCRGEVALRLFIDLVRLDGRCGGNATLNASIYTTALHICSVLALLELGRQVHARTVKEGLCHSNVFVCNSLISMYSSCGAAFDLEQVFEEMMVRDVISWNTVIQGLGQNGLGRQALTVAERALEQKMYNGNTFIAILTSCSHAGLVTEGLGYFDAMTEKHGVEWTLDHYISAIDLLGRAGRLEEAYDLLRNMPFRPNAVAWRSLLHSCLAHNNSLLGSVAAQELRELQPDGGANYDRLVQGCGDSGKAGEVPFENEKSAAHVPGCSWVT, encoded by the coding sequence ATGGCGTCGCGGACGCTCGCCAAGGCTATTCAGGAGCTGCCGCATCGGTCTCGCTTGGCCTGGAGGACCATCGAAGTCAGCGAGGCTGGCAAGGTGGGGCAGGCCGAGAAGGCCCTCGACCTGTTCGAGGCAATGCCCGTGAAGAACCAGGTCGCCTGGAACGCCGCGCTGGCCGCGCTCGTCGACGCCGGCCGCACCGACTGGGCGTTCTCCTTCTTCCGGGAGATGCCCAGGAGAAACGCCACCTCCTACACCACCATGATCGGGGGCCTCTCCCGCGCCGGGGCGGCCGCCAGGGCGCGCCGCCTCTTCGACGAGATACCGGTTGATCAGCACAATGTCTTCACCTGGACAGCCATGGTGTCGTGCCATGTCCGGAACGGCGAGCCTGACAGGGCGCTCGAGCTCTTCGTGGCGCTGTACGGCGAGCTTTTTGCACGCAAGATGCTGCCCAACGCCCACACGCTCAGCTCGCTGCTCAAGGCCTGCATCGGTCTCCAGTCGCTCACCATGGCGGTGCAGCTCCACGCGGTCATCATCAAGCTCTTGGACGAGGGGAGCAGAGTTTGCTTCGTGTGGAATGCCTTGATTGACACGCATGCGAAACTGGGCTCACTCGCGGACGCCGAGAAGGTGTTCCACGGGATGCAGTACACGGACATCTGCTCGTGGAACATCATGATGGATGCGTACTCACGGCATAGACTCGTCGACAGGGCTCTTGATCTCTTCAGAATGATGAGGAAAAAGGATGCCTTCTCATGGAACATCATTATATACTGCTTATCGGAGAATTGCCGTGGAGAAGTCGCACTCCGCCTCTTCATTGATCTGGTCAGATTGGATGGCCGCTGTGGTGGCAATGCCACGCTGAACGCGTCAATTTACACAACAGCTCTGCACATCTGCTCAGTTCTGGCCTTGCTCGAGCTTGGGAGGCAAGTCCATGCGCGCACTGTCAAGGAGGGCCTCTGTCACAGTAACGTCTTCGTCTGCAATTCTCTGATCAGCATGTACAGCAGCTGTGGTGCGGCATTTGATCTGGAGCAGGTGTTCGAGGAAATGATGGTCAGAGATGTCATATCATGGAACACGGTGATACAAGGGCTTGGCCAGAACGGCCTTGGGAGGCAAGCACTGACGGTTGCAGAGCGCGCGCTGGAACAGAAGATGTACAATGGCAACACGTTCATCGCCATCCTGACGTCCTGCAGCCACGCGGGGCTGGTCACGGAGGGGCTGGGCTACTTCGACGCCATGACTGAGAAGCACGGTGTGGAATGGACGCTTGACCACTACATTAGCGCTATTGATCTCCTCGGCCGGGCCGGGAGGTTGGAAGAGGCGTACGACCTGCTCCGCAACATGCCTTTCAGGCCAAACGCAGTGGCGTGGCGCTCCCTTCTGCACTCCTGCCTGGCCCATAATAACAGCTTACTGGGGAGCGTCGCGGCGCAGGAGCTGAGAGAGCTGCAGCCCGATGGCGGTGCCAACTATGACAGACTGGTGCAGGGCTGCGGGGACAGCGGCAAGGCTGGTGAGGTCCCATTCGAGAACGAGAAGAGTGCTGCTCACGTTCCCGGGTGCAGCTGGGTCACCTGA